The following proteins are encoded in a genomic region of Nitrososphaera sp.:
- the nuoK gene encoding NADH-quinone oxidoreductase subunit NuoK → MSELIDFLIVAVVLVAIGVYGLVVKRNAIRMLFSIEIIANAANLTLVAFSRGIPNAQGQVFALFSIAIAAAEVAVGLGLIIVAYRLYKEVDVAEYKSLKG, encoded by the coding sequence ATGAGCGAACTGATTGATTTTCTAATAGTCGCGGTTGTCCTTGTGGCAATCGGAGTCTATGGACTGGTAGTCAAGCGTAATGCGATAAGGATGCTCTTTTCAATCGAGATTATCGCAAATGCCGCAAACCTCACACTAGTGGCTTTTTCCCGTGGTATTCCAAACGCCCAGGGACAGGTGTTTGCACTCTTTTCTATAGCAATTGCCGCGGCAGAAGTCGCCGTCGGCCTTGGACTGATAATTGTCGCATATCGCCTTTACAAGGAAGTCGACGTTGCGGAGTACAAGAGCCTCAAGGGATAA